One genomic segment of [Pasteurella] aerogenes includes these proteins:
- the hslV gene encoding ATP-dependent protease subunit HslV encodes MTTIVSVRRNGKVVVGGDGQVSLGNTVMKGNARKVRRLYNNKVLAGFAGGTADAFTLFELFERKLELHQGHLLKSAVELAKDWRTDRALRKLEAMLIVADEKESLIITGIGDVVQPEADQILAIGSGGNYALSAARALVQNTELSAREIVEKSLQIAGDICVYTNTNFTIEELP; translated from the coding sequence ATGACAACAATCGTAAGTGTTCGCCGCAACGGAAAAGTGGTTGTGGGCGGTGATGGACAAGTATCTCTTGGCAATACTGTAATGAAAGGCAACGCGCGCAAAGTTCGCCGCTTATACAATAACAAAGTATTAGCGGGCTTTGCCGGTGGTACGGCTGATGCATTCACCTTATTTGAATTATTTGAACGCAAACTCGAATTACACCAAGGACATTTGCTTAAAAGTGCGGTCGAATTAGCGAAAGATTGGAGAACAGATCGCGCCTTACGCAAATTAGAAGCCATGCTTATCGTCGCAGATGAAAAAGAAAGTTTAATTATTACGGGTATCGGCGATGTGGTTCAACCGGAAGCCGATCAAATTCTTGCAATTGGTTCCGGTGGCAATTATGCCCTTTCTGCTGCCCGTGCATTGGTGCAAAATACCGAGCTTTCCGCCCGAGAAATCGTCGAAAAATCCTTACAAATCGCTGGCGATATTTGCGTTTACACCAACACCAATTTTACTATCGAAGAATTACCTTAA